In the Ruminococcus sp. OA3 genome, one interval contains:
- a CDS encoding PIG-L deacetylase family protein, protein MKKVLVVAAHPDDELLGVGGTVARHVSQGDEVMSVIMCEGESLRYKKDMGQKTAISQAGKILGVKEIRQIGFPDQRLDTVTLTEIITPLEKISDKFKPNIVYCQYGGDINMDHQLLFQAANVAFRPLDGWIEDVYAFYTASSTEWGFPRTFTPDTWIDITDTLEKKIAAFLSYHSEVREYPHPRSAKALEHAAHFWGNQCSMEAAEAFMTVRSVKR, encoded by the coding sequence ATGAAAAAGGTTTTAGTAGTTGCTGCTCATCCGGACGATGAGCTGCTTGGAGTGGGTGGAACTGTCGCAAGGCACGTCAGTCAGGGTGATGAAGTCATGTCTGTCATCATGTGCGAGGGCGAGTCCCTGCGCTACAAAAAAGATATGGGACAGAAGACGGCGATCAGCCAGGCGGGAAAGATCCTCGGCGTCAAAGAGATACGACAGATAGGTTTTCCCGACCAGCGGTTAGATACCGTTACACTGACCGAGATCATTACTCCGCTGGAAAAGATCTCCGATAAGTTCAAGCCGAATATTGTGTACTGCCAGTATGGCGGAGACATTAATATGGATCATCAGCTGCTTTTTCAGGCGGCAAATGTGGCCTTTCGGCCTCTGGACGGCTGGATCGAGGACGTATATGCTTTTTATACGGCGAGCAGCACAGAGTGGGGATTTCCCAGGACCTTTACGCCGGACACCTGGATTGACATCACGGATACACTGGAAAAAAAGATTGCGGCATTCCTGAGTTATCACAGCGAGGTGAGAGAATATCCGCATCCCAGGTCTGCAAAAGCGTTGGAGCATGCGGCACACTTCTGGGGGAACCAGTGCTCCATGGAAGCGGCTGAGGCGTTTATGACGGTGAGAAGTGTTAAGAGGTGA
- a CDS encoding Coenzyme F420 hydrogenase/dehydrogenase, beta subunit C-terminal domain, whose protein sequence is MLDFDKNLCMGCTACYSTCSHGAVKMKQSEKGFYISFIDTEKCTQCGLCEKICPVLNKSTIDRDLSGVKCYATYTLDEESRMKSTSGGVFYELAKRIIHDGGAVCGCIWDKDFVAKHVCTDDLNIVEKMRGSKYVQSDLGNCLKEVKNISKTRKVLFCGLPCQVTALKNSIKDTDNILSISLICGGCPSPEVWRLYKEDLEKREQSKITYINHRSKSKGWLVANMQFDFQSGNSIHEVIMQNIYGANYVKGLTICGACFECSFKINSLNTDIIIGDHWGINKKMMKGCKNKGASVVIPLTLNGKKIFSDIESLFNWEMENLDNVITVNPPLVEKHKRNNKRDSFFNSLHTLNISENLSANMPEISHGRIKKILYKLGVYIPIYNLIWKLRHR, encoded by the coding sequence ATGCTTGATTTTGATAAAAATCTGTGTATGGGGTGTACGGCGTGTTATTCAACATGTTCACATGGAGCCGTAAAAATGAAACAATCTGAAAAAGGATTTTATATTTCTTTTATTGACACTGAGAAATGTACACAATGTGGATTGTGTGAAAAAATATGTCCAGTTTTAAATAAATCCACAATAGATAGAGATTTATCTGGGGTAAAATGCTATGCAACTTATACTTTAGATGAAGAGAGTAGGATGAAAAGCACCTCTGGAGGTGTTTTTTATGAACTGGCAAAGAGGATTATACATGATGGAGGTGCAGTTTGCGGGTGTATTTGGGATAAAGATTTTGTTGCAAAGCATGTTTGTACAGATGATTTAAATATTGTCGAAAAAATGCGTGGTTCGAAATATGTCCAAAGTGATCTTGGTAATTGCTTAAAAGAAGTCAAAAATATTTCAAAAACAAGAAAAGTATTGTTTTGTGGCCTGCCTTGTCAAGTTACAGCACTGAAAAATAGTATAAAAGATACAGATAATATTTTAAGCATTTCTCTAATATGCGGAGGATGTCCTTCGCCGGAGGTTTGGCGTTTATATAAAGAGGATTTGGAAAAAAGAGAACAAAGTAAAATTACTTATATTAATCACCGCAGCAAATCTAAAGGGTGGCTTGTAGCTAATATGCAGTTTGATTTCCAAAGTGGTAATAGTATACATGAAGTTATTATGCAGAATATTTATGGTGCAAATTACGTAAAGGGCTTGACAATTTGTGGGGCATGTTTTGAATGCTCTTTTAAGATTAATTCTTTAAATACCGATATCATTATAGGAGATCATTGGGGAATTAATAAAAAAATGATGAAGGGATGTAAAAATAAGGGAGCCTCAGTCGTTATTCCACTGACTTTGAATGGGAAAAAAATATTTTCAGATATCGAATCATTATTCAATTGGGAGATGGAAAATTTAGACAATGTTATAACAGTGAATCCACCTTTAGTTGAAAAACATAAGAGAAATAATAAAAGGGATTCTTTTTTTAATTCTTTGCACACTTTAAATATTTCAGAAAATTTGTCGGCAAATATGCCTGAAATTTCACATGGCAGAATCAAAAAAATACTTTACAAATTGGGAGTATATATACCTATTTACAATTTAATTTGGAAATTACGTCATAGATAA
- a CDS encoding ATP-grasp domain-containing protein: MKKVMILGASAGQMPMIRKVKELGYELAVVDYNDRAVGIPYADKFYHASTIDTDAVVRAAKDYKPDGITTVQTDMPMRAVAEACRELHIPGISPEAALNATDKEKMMEAFKRAGVSSPWFYAFAPDDTDAFILGKIQYPCVVKPADNSGSRGVSLAENGQDALGAIAYARSHSRNGRIIVEEYMTGPEVSVEVMMLSGEANVLAVTDKLTTGAPHFIEMGHSEQSRLGAEITEKIKRLAKQAMLAVGAAEGPGHVEIIVTSKGAKVVELGARLGGDFITTDLVPLATGVDFLKAVIQVACGERPDMTPKFHRGSAIRFIPAGEGIIRGIEGMDEAAKIPGIMKVECLRTIGDRIPPLTSSLDRAGYVIAQADNPEQAETLCDQAVKKIKFIVGEEL, from the coding sequence ATGAAAAAAGTTATGATACTCGGAGCTTCTGCGGGTCAGATGCCGATGATCAGAAAAGTGAAGGAGCTGGGATATGAACTGGCGGTCGTAGATTACAATGACAGGGCCGTCGGTATTCCTTATGCAGATAAATTCTACCACGCAAGTACGATTGATACGGATGCGGTCGTGAGGGCGGCAAAAGATTATAAACCGGACGGTATTACCACGGTTCAGACGGATATGCCGATGCGAGCTGTGGCAGAAGCCTGCAGAGAACTCCATATCCCCGGAATATCCCCGGAGGCAGCTTTGAACGCAACGGATAAGGAAAAAATGATGGAGGCGTTCAAAAGGGCCGGCGTGAGCAGTCCGTGGTTCTACGCGTTTGCCCCCGATGATACGGATGCATTCATATTGGGAAAGATACAGTATCCATGTGTTGTGAAACCGGCAGATAATTCCGGAAGCAGAGGGGTATCGCTTGCAGAGAACGGCCAAGATGCTCTGGGGGCAATTGCGTATGCACGCAGTCATTCCCGGAACGGAAGGATCATAGTCGAAGAATATATGACAGGGCCTGAAGTGAGCGTCGAGGTGATGATGCTTTCGGGAGAGGCAAATGTGCTGGCTGTGACGGATAAGCTGACAACAGGTGCGCCGCATTTTATAGAGATGGGGCACAGTGAACAGTCACGGCTCGGCGCTGAGATCACTGAGAAAATAAAAAGACTGGCAAAACAGGCAATGCTTGCCGTTGGGGCAGCTGAAGGCCCGGGACATGTCGAGATCATCGTGACATCGAAGGGAGCAAAGGTGGTGGAGCTGGGAGCACGGCTCGGCGGGGATTTTATTACCACAGACCTGGTTCCGCTGGCTACGGGAGTTGATTTTCTGAAAGCGGTGATTCAGGTGGCCTGCGGAGAGAGACCCGATATGACGCCTAAATTCCACAGGGGAAGTGCGATTCGGTTCATTCCTGCCGGGGAGGGAATCATCAGGGGTATCGAGGGCATGGACGAAGCCGCGAAGATTCCCGGCATCATGAAGGTTGAATGTCTGCGGACTATTGGTGACAGAATCCCTCCGCTGACCAGCAGTCTGGACAGGGCGGGCTACGTGATCGCTCAGGCGGACAACCCGGAACAGGCAGAGACACTGTGCGATCAGGCGGTTAAAAAAATCAAGTTTATTGTGGGGGAGGAACTCTGA
- a CDS encoding site-specific integrase, producing MTTEEIYFNDVVHYWLQSVKDRNALSTYVKYRQLSQNHIFPFFLGIEITQITPRMLECFRLHLLKDGCTQGPAVSPGNLRCIIMIMNHTLQLAHSKNLISVPLTLSLRLGKAKNVARVFLHEEQVKLENYIKKNMNLSTFGIYLCLYTGLRLGEVCSLRWCDIDLEGSYIHIQHTVQRLPLENLRSEKKTNLIISEPKSAFSIRMIPIPEFLYGSIQTLARNYTDPDYVLTGSQSPMEPRTMQYRYKKCLQEADIRYLNFHTLRHTFATRCIMAGMDPKTLSEILGHSDIKITLEYYFHSSLEFKKKQMNLLTALS from the coding sequence ATGACGACAGAAGAAATTTATTTTAATGATGTGGTTCATTATTGGCTTCAGAGTGTAAAGGACAGGAATGCATTGTCCACATATGTGAAGTACAGGCAGCTGAGTCAGAACCATATTTTCCCGTTTTTTTTAGGAATCGAAATTACACAGATAACACCCCGGATGTTGGAATGTTTTCGTCTTCATTTATTAAAAGACGGATGTACCCAAGGCCCGGCAGTTTCTCCGGGAAACCTCCGGTGCATCATCATGATCATGAATCATACGCTACAGCTGGCGCACAGTAAGAATCTGATTTCCGTGCCGCTCACGCTGTCTCTGAGACTGGGAAAAGCAAAGAATGTGGCCAGGGTATTTCTCCACGAGGAGCAGGTCAAACTGGAAAATTATATTAAGAAAAACATGAATTTATCAACGTTTGGCATCTATCTGTGCCTGTATACGGGGCTTCGGCTGGGAGAAGTATGTTCTTTGCGCTGGTGTGATATAGACCTGGAAGGCAGTTACATTCATATACAGCACACGGTTCAGCGGCTGCCGCTGGAAAACCTGAGATCTGAAAAAAAGACAAACCTGATTATCTCAGAACCGAAGAGTGCGTTTTCCATAAGGATGATTCCCATACCGGAGTTTTTGTACGGATCTATACAGACGCTGGCGAGAAATTATACGGACCCCGATTACGTCCTCACCGGCAGCCAGTCTCCCATGGAACCCCGCACGATGCAGTACCGCTATAAAAAATGTCTGCAGGAGGCGGATATAAGGTACCTGAATTTCCATACGCTGCGCCATACGTTTGCCACACGGTGCATCATGGCGGGGATGGATCCCAAAACATTGAGTGAGATTCTGGGGCATTCCGATATTAAAATAACGCTGGAATACTATTTTCATTCCTCGCTGGAATTTAAGAAAAAACAGATGAACCTTCTGACTGCACTTTCATAG
- a CDS encoding oligosaccharide flippase family protein has translation MSREKELVKNTGILAIGKLSAKLFTFLLLPLYTSVLLPEDYGTIDVLQTVISLSLYIVTLQVDAAIFRYLIEYRNVEKKQIEYLSSGMLVYLAGSVVFTIAIVILNIFWPIPHVILLIAAYWVNSFTNIMLNVLRGYGHNGMYSIVSTAITVVALITNILLILIFHFGGEAILIALFVSNLFGGISVFLYEKLWKKIQFNSVDISNLKEMLSYSIPLVPTAVSWWVANMSDRVLILVFLGSTFNGIYAAANKLPAIYTTIYTIFNLAWTENVTISMKDKDRDGYLNRMMGSSYRFFSFLVLGIICCSSLLFEILIGINYRDAYPHIFILLLAVFFNSMCSMYGGIFIGFKDSKTTGITTILGAVVNLIVNLCLINVIGLYAASVSTLVSYLVILFARMKVSERMVKIRLPLRFTLQLLVMFTIVGVVYFVNNHILMLFVLILVCVWGYFNNKEIVWKIIKTMRAKIMR, from the coding sequence ATGAGTAGAGAAAAAGAACTTGTAAAAAACACAGGCATACTGGCAATAGGTAAATTAAGTGCTAAATTATTCACGTTTTTATTATTGCCTTTGTATACATCTGTTTTACTTCCCGAGGACTACGGAACGATAGATGTCTTGCAAACAGTAATTTCGTTATCGCTATATATTGTCACATTACAAGTTGATGCTGCAATATTTCGGTATTTAATTGAATATAGAAATGTTGAAAAAAAACAGATTGAATATTTGTCCTCTGGTATGTTAGTTTATTTGGCAGGATCTGTAGTTTTTACCATTGCTATTGTTATTTTAAATATATTTTGGCCAATACCACATGTGATATTGCTTATTGCAGCATATTGGGTGAATTCGTTCACCAATATTATGCTTAACGTACTTCGCGGATATGGTCATAATGGCATGTATTCGATAGTAAGCACGGCAATTACAGTGGTGGCATTGATTACGAATATTTTACTTATTTTAATATTTCATTTTGGTGGAGAAGCTATTCTTATTGCGCTGTTTGTTTCGAATCTTTTTGGTGGCATCAGTGTATTTTTATATGAGAAACTCTGGAAAAAAATACAGTTTAATTCCGTTGATATCAGCAATTTAAAGGAAATGCTCTCTTATTCAATTCCGCTTGTGCCTACCGCTGTTTCATGGTGGGTTGCTAATATGTCTGACAGGGTTTTGATACTAGTGTTTCTTGGTAGTACATTTAATGGTATTTATGCTGCTGCAAATAAGTTGCCTGCAATTTATACAACTATTTATACAATTTTCAACTTGGCTTGGACAGAAAATGTTACTATTTCAATGAAAGATAAAGATAGAGATGGCTATTTGAATAGAATGATGGGATCATCATACAGATTCTTTTCTTTTCTTGTATTGGGAATAATTTGTTGTTCATCATTACTGTTTGAAATTTTAATAGGTATAAATTATAGGGATGCCTATCCTCATATTTTTATCTTATTGCTTGCTGTATTTTTTAACTCAATGTGCTCAATGTATGGAGGAATATTTATTGGATTCAAGGATTCAAAAACAACGGGTATTACTACCATTTTGGGTGCAGTTGTAAACTTAATTGTAAATTTGTGTTTAATCAATGTTATTGGTTTATATGCGGCATCGGTTTCTACACTTGTATCATATTTAGTAATACTCTTCGCACGAATGAAAGTATCGGAACGAATGGTCAAAATAAGATTGCCATTAAGGTTCACACTTCAATTACTGGTTATGTTTACTATCGTTGGAGTGGTTTATTTTGTTAACAATCATATATTGATGTTGTTTGTGCTAATTTTGGTCTGTGTTTGGGGATATTTTAATAATAAAGAAATTGTTTGGAAAATTATCAAAACAATGAGAGCCAAAATAATGCGATAG
- a CDS encoding UDP-3-O-(3-hydroxymyristoyl)glucosamine N-acyltransferase, with translation MGLVNALETCTNCLVFWPEEVEVPPEINERHAVAASADPRTEYCRFYRDNEITYYPEVEEYNLVNGACISPKAVIGSECRIFPGAYIGGEVRLGDHVYVGSGARLVGRIKVGNHVVIRENAVIGADGLSTNRDEEGRAVTMPQFGGVVIEDDVQIGALTVVARGAIDDTVLKRGSKIDNSCFISHNVILGEDTFVVGESIVFGSATTGKQAYISGNCCVRDGIRIGEKALVGMGAVVVKPVPDGAVVKGNPAR, from the coding sequence ATGGGATTAGTAAACGCGCTGGAAACCTGCACAAACTGCCTGGTTTTCTGGCCGGAAGAAGTTGAAGTCCCACCGGAGATCAATGAGAGACATGCCGTCGCAGCGAGTGCAGATCCCAGAACCGAATACTGCAGGTTTTACAGAGACAATGAGATTACATATTATCCGGAAGTCGAAGAATACAATCTGGTGAATGGGGCCTGTATTTCTCCAAAAGCTGTGATTGGATCAGAGTGCAGGATTTTTCCGGGTGCTTATATCGGGGGTGAGGTCAGACTGGGGGATCACGTGTATGTGGGCAGTGGAGCCAGGCTGGTCGGCAGGATAAAGGTCGGAAATCATGTTGTCATTCGCGAAAATGCCGTTATCGGCGCAGACGGATTATCGACGAACCGGGACGAAGAGGGACGTGCAGTCACGATGCCTCAGTTTGGCGGTGTGGTTATCGAGGATGACGTGCAGATTGGCGCCCTGACAGTGGTTGCAAGAGGTGCAATCGATGATACGGTACTGAAGAGAGGCAGCAAAATAGATAACAGTTGCTTCATTTCCCATAACGTGATTCTGGGTGAAGATACATTTGTTGTGGGGGAAAGTATCGTGTTCGGAAGCGCCACGACAGGGAAACAGGCATATATTTCCGGCAATTGCTGCGTGCGTGACGGTATAAGGATAGGAGAAAAAGCGCTGGTTGGCATGGGCGCCGTCGTTGTAAAACCAGTCCCGGATGGTGCCGTTGTAAAAGGCAATCCGGCGAGATGA
- a CDS encoding DegT/DnrJ/EryC1/StrS family aminotransferase: MESTAMKNKFVKRDIPFSPPDITEDEINEVVDTLRSGWITTGPKTKELERLTAKRCGTSRAVCLNSNTACSEMTLRILGIGPGDEVIVPAYTYTATASVVDHVGARIVMVDCEPGKFTMDYEKLEDSITENTKVIVPVDLFGIPCEYDRICEIVERKKHLFQPSDNRIQQAMGRIIVMADAAHSFGAAYKGMPVGSLADFTCFSFHAVKNLTTSEGGAVVWRDIPGIDHEELYHTYMLMSLHGQSRDALAKTKPGAWEYDIAGLWFKCNMTDVHAGIGLGQMKRYDSMLNRRKNMIGRLDRAFCGSGTEPVKHYTEEWQSSGHLYILRLFKGQAAIEPEIRNDFIVRMAQLGVATNVHYKPLPMHTGYQALGFDIRDYPNAYEQFRNEITLPMHTSLSDEDIDYLVWAVKRVSAELL, translated from the coding sequence ATGGAAAGTACGGCGATGAAAAATAAGTTTGTAAAGCGTGATATTCCGTTTAGTCCCCCGGATATTACGGAGGATGAGATAAATGAGGTGGTGGACACGCTTCGTTCAGGGTGGATAACCACAGGACCTAAGACGAAAGAATTAGAAAGACTGACGGCGAAACGGTGTGGGACCTCGAGGGCAGTCTGTCTGAACTCCAATACGGCCTGCTCTGAGATGACTCTTCGTATCCTGGGCATTGGCCCGGGAGACGAAGTGATCGTCCCGGCTTATACGTACACGGCTACTGCATCTGTGGTGGACCATGTGGGCGCCAGGATCGTGATGGTCGACTGCGAACCCGGAAAATTCACGATGGATTATGAAAAGCTGGAGGATTCTATTACAGAAAACACAAAAGTCATCGTTCCCGTGGATCTTTTTGGTATTCCCTGTGAGTATGACAGGATTTGCGAGATTGTGGAGCGGAAGAAACATTTATTTCAGCCGTCCGATAACAGGATCCAACAGGCGATGGGCCGCATCATTGTTATGGCGGATGCGGCCCATTCTTTTGGCGCGGCATACAAAGGAATGCCTGTGGGAAGCCTTGCAGACTTCACCTGCTTTTCGTTCCATGCCGTAAAAAATCTGACGACTTCGGAAGGCGGCGCAGTTGTGTGGAGAGACATTCCGGGAATTGATCATGAGGAGCTCTATCACACCTATATGCTGATGAGCCTTCACGGCCAAAGCAGGGACGCGCTGGCAAAGACGAAACCGGGCGCCTGGGAATACGACATCGCAGGACTCTGGTTTAAGTGTAATATGACGGATGTTCATGCCGGAATCGGTCTCGGTCAGATGAAGCGTTATGACAGCATGCTGAACCGAAGGAAGAATATGATTGGGAGACTGGATAGAGCGTTTTGTGGTAGCGGGACAGAACCTGTGAAGCACTATACAGAAGAATGGCAGTCATCCGGGCATCTTTATATCCTGCGTCTCTTTAAGGGGCAGGCTGCCATAGAACCGGAAATCCGCAATGATTTTATTGTCAGGATGGCGCAGCTGGGTGTGGCGACAAATGTTCATTACAAGCCGCTGCCGATGCATACGGGATATCAGGCGCTTGGATTCGATATCAGGGATTACCCCAATGCGTATGAGCAGTTCAGGAATGAGATTACGCTGCCGATGCATACGAGCCTGAGTGATGAGGATATAGACTATCTGGTATGGGCAGTGAAGAGAGTTTCCGCGGAGTTACTGTAG